A single Cucumis melo cultivar AY chromosome 4, USDA_Cmelo_AY_1.0, whole genome shotgun sequence DNA region contains:
- the LOC103503736 gene encoding trihelix transcription factor ASR3, with protein sequence MKKENAGNRGSGVSGSRRTRSQIAVAPGWTAADCLVLVNVIAAVEADCLKALSSYQKWKIVAENCTSLDVVRTSNQCRRKWDCLLIEHDVIKQWELKMPDDDSYWRLASGRRKELGLPENFDEELFKAIDNVASMRANQSDTESDTDPEAAIENANEIAEPGPKRQRRRSMSKSNQALEKSPECERNQALEISLECKEVEDGGEGEGEEVKEKPLLSSPELESQEYYIKSNESKVTDDVEPKEQMMEKFLLENAEKVQAIVSENAEYTTSDEKCNKDQTNLVRHQGSKLIRCLGDILNTINDLRGLLKDCD encoded by the exons ATGAAGAAGGAAAACGCTGGTAACCGTGGATCGGGGGTTTCAGGTTCTCGTCGGACGCGTTCTCAGATAGCAGTAGCGCCGGGTTGGACGGCGGCGGATTGTCTTGTTCTTGTTAATGTGATTGCGGCTGTGGAGGCTGATTGTTTGAAAGCTTTGTCTAGCTATCAGAAATGGAAGATTGTTGCAGAGAACTGCACGTCTTTGGATGTGGTTCGGACTTCGAATCAGTGCAGGAGAAAGTGGGATTGTCTATTGATTGAACATGATGTTATCAAGCAATGGGAGTTAAAGATGCCGGATGATGATTCTTATTGGCGTTTGGCGAGTGGAAGGAGAAAAGAATTGGGACTTCCTGAAAATTTTGATGAGGAGCTGTTCAAAGCAATTGATAATGTCGCATCAATGAGGGCAAATCAGTCGGATACGGAGTCCGATACTGATCCGGAGGCTGCTATTGAGAACGCTAATGAAATTGCAGAGCCGG GGCCTAAAAGGCAAAGACGTCGTTCAATGTCTAAAAGCAATCAAGCTCTTGAGAAGTCTCCGGAATGTGAGAGAAATCAGGCACTTGAGATATCTTTAGAATGTAAAGAAGTAGAAGATGGAGgcgaaggagaaggagaagaagtaAAAGAAAAACCTCTATTAAGCTCTCCAGAACTAGAGTCTCAAGAATACTACATCAAAAGCAACGAATCAAAGGTGACTGATGATGTCGAACCCAAAGAGCAAATGATGGAAAAGTTTTTGCTTGAAAATGCTGAAAAAGTTCAAGCAATTGTGTCTGAGAATGCAGAATATACAACTTCTGATGAAAAGTGTAACAAGGACCAAACTAATTTGGTAAGGCATCAAGGGAGCAAGCTTATCAGATGCCTTGGAGATATTCTCAACACTATTAACGATCTCCGTGGCCTGCTCAAAGATTGTGACTGA